The following proteins come from a genomic window of Eubalaena glacialis isolate mEubGla1 chromosome X, mEubGla1.1.hap2.+ XY, whole genome shotgun sequence:
- the ZNF185 gene encoding zinc finger protein 185, with protein sequence MSISALGGSSKGKPLPPGEEERNNVLKQMKVRTTLKGDKSWITKQDESESHTLELPSGRSRAISFSSAGEVPKARPPSTRAPTGYIIRGVFTKPVDSSSQPQQHFPKANGAPKSAAGPGKAAPAGPPRPSSSGYRMTTEDYKKLAPYNVRRSSASGAAEEEEVPFSSDEQKRRSEAASSVVRKTAPREHSYVLSAAKKSASSLAQETPAPFIAKRVEVVDEDGPSKKSQDPPALARSPPGSSSADGGRAKLSWAIWMECTPSLPSPTGTREPSARGEETARLRITTPGAGLRLVAPDLEETRSSPGSKDNEAPNPREPKRDLTGERAFKGLDADSERSSAQSSDGNVGSGATGSTPEGLAGADISSGRGGLCSPAVFTPLLDDQEVPSANSQPHKPGPAATSSGATSASAVLADRKSNSPAHLEDRETDPKGTLADFEDGNVVTKVGDSWQGRPGAQQDDRGDPAAPTQKPADPSSPEQQSSPRNPEQHLEVDSQASRMRNPSSCTVTVAVTATSEQPHVYVPASPSELESNSTSKGILFMKEYVNAGEVSSGKPLSSFYSSVGSTEDSGHMEKKLPRDSTPYSERTSGGICTYCNQEIGDCPKITLEHLGLCCHDYCFKCGICSKPMGELLDQIFIHRDTIHCGKCYEKLF encoded by the exons ATGAGTATCTCAGCTCTCGGAGGAAGCAGCAAAG ggaagcctctcccACCGGGCGAGGAGGAACGCAATAATGTCCTCAAGCAGATGAAGGTTCGGACCACGCTGAAGGGGGACAAGAGCTGGATCACCAAGCAGGATGAATCAGAGAGCCACACCCT TGAGCTGCCCTCAGGCCGGAGTCGTGCCATATCTTTTTCTTCAGCTGGGGAGGTCCCGAAGGCCAG GCCCCCGAGCACGAGGGCTCCCACTGGCTATATCATCCG GGGCGTGTTCACCAAGCCTGTAGACAGCTCGTCTCAGCCCCAGCAGCACTTCCCCAAGGCCAACGGAGCTCCAAAAAG CGCTGCCGGTCCGGGGAAAGCAGCTCCTGCTGGgcctccccgcccctcctcctCTGGCTACAGGATGACCACAGAGGATTACAAGAAGCT ggcaCCCTACAACGTCAGGCGCAGCTCAGCGTCAGGGGCTGCTGAAGAGGAGGAGGTGCCCTTCTCTTCTGATGAGCAGAAACGGAG GTCAGAGGCTGCCAGCAGTGTGGTGAGGAAGACAGCTCCCCGGGAGCACTCCTACGTCCTGTCGGCGGCCAAGAAGAGTGCCAG CAGCCTTGCCCAGGAGACACCGGCCCCGTTCATCGCAAAGAG GGTTGAGGTGGTGGATGAGGACGGGCCTTCCAAGAAAAGCCAGGACCCACCTGCTCTGGCACGATCCCCTCCCGGCTCGAGCAG TGCGGACGGGGGCAGAGCCAAACTGTCTTGGGCGATTTGGATGGAGTGCACGCCCAGCCTGCCTAGCCCCACTGGGACTCGGGAGCCCAG TGCAAGAGGCGAGGAGACTGCCCGCCTGCGGATCACGACACCCGGGGCGGGACTCCGCCTGGTGGCCCCAGACCTGGAAGAAACGAG GTCTTCCCCAGGCTCCAAAGACAACGAAGCCCCCAACCCCAGAGAGCCCAAGAGAGACTTGACTGGTGAAAGGGCCTTCAAGGGCCTTGATGCAGACTCTGAAAG ATCAAGTGCACAGTCAAGTGACGGCAACGTGGGATCCGGAGCCACGGGCTCCACACCTGAAGGCTTGGCTGGAGCAGACATCAGCTCTGGGAGAGGAGG GCTGTGCTCACCTGCTGTCTTTACCCCTCTCCTGGATGATCAGGAGGTGCCCAGTGCCAACTCACAGCCTCATAAGCCTGGACCAGCAGCCACCAG CTCTGGTGCCACTTCTGCCTCTGCTGTCCTGGCTGACAGGAAGAGCAACAGCCCAGCACACCTGGAGGACAGGGAGACGGACCCAAAGGG CACCTTGGCTGATTTTGAGGACGGGAATGTGGTCACCAAGGTGGGAGACTCCTGGCAGGGGAGGCCTGGAGCCCAGCAAGATGACCGGGGAGACCCAGCTGCACCCACCCAGAAGCCGGCAGACCCCAGCAGCCCCGAGCAGCAGAGCAGCCCCAGAAATCCTGAGCAGCACCTGGAAGTGGACAGCCAGGCCAGCAG GATGAGGAACCCCTCAAGCTGTACGGTCACTGTTGCTGTCACTGCCACCTCTGAGCAGCCTCATGTTTATGTGCCAGCCTCCCCGAGTGAATTGGAGTCTAACTCAACCAG CAAAGGGATTCTCTTTATGAAGGAGTACGTGAATGCTGGTGAGGTATCTTCCGGGAAGCCACTGTCTTCATTCTACAGCAG CGTCGGCAGCACTGAGGACTCAGGCCACATGGAGAAGAAACTCCCACGTGACAGCACTCCATACTCTGAGAG AACAAGTGGAGGGATCTGTACTTACTGCAACCAGGAGATCGGAGACTGTCCGAAGATTACCTTAGAACATCTTGGCCTTTGCTGCCATGACTATTGCTTTAAG